A DNA window from Anoplolepis gracilipes chromosome 13, ASM4749672v1, whole genome shotgun sequence contains the following coding sequences:
- the Rps18 gene encoding small ribosomal subunit protein uS13, with protein MSLVIPEKFQHILRVMGTNIDGNRKVMFAMTAIKGVGRRYANIVLKKADIDLDKRAGECSEEEVEKIVTIMANPRQYKIPDWFLNRQKDIVDGKYSQLTSANLDSKLREDLERMKKIRAHRGLRHYWGLRVRGQHTKTTGRRGRTVGVSKKK; from the exons TCGCTCGTGATTCCTGAGAAGTTTCAACATATTCTTCGTGTCATGGGCACGAATATCGACGGTAATAGAAAAGTCATGTTCGCCATGACTGCGATTAAGGGTGTCGGTAGACGTTATGCCAACATTGTTTTAAAGAAGGCTGATATCGACTTGGACAAGAGAGCTGGAGAATGCTCAGAGGAAGAA gtaGAAAAAATTGTCACTATTATGGCTAATCCTAGGCAGTATAAGATACCAGACTGGTTCCTCAATAGACAGAAAGATATTGTCGATGGAAAATATTCGCAg CTCACCAGCGCAAACTTGGATTCTAAACTGCGCGAGGACTTGGAAAGAATGAAGAAAATTCGTGCTCATAGAGGTCTACGTCACTACTGGGGTCTCCGTGTACGTGGTCAACACACTAAAACCACTGGTCGTCGCGGTCGCACGGTCGGtgtgtcgaaaaaaaaataa